Part of the Paenibacillus sp. JNUCC32 genome is shown below.
CGGGGCCGATTATGAGATGAATGGCGAGAAGATCCCGCAAGTATCCGTGACGGCCTCGAGGGATGAAGCCGGCAAAATCCATGTAAGCCTGTGTAATGTTAGTCACGCGGAGCAGAGCGACGTGAAGATCCAGCTTCGGGGATTAAGCGGTGCGGTGAAGCAAATCGTAGGCCGGCAGCTTGCCGCCGATTCGCTGGATGCTCATAATACCTTTGAATCGCCGGAGGTTCTCAAGCCGGCTGCATTCACTGCATTTGAACAGGAAGGTGACGTACTGCGTGCGAAGCTGGCACCGATGTCCGTTACCGTTCTCGAGATCACGGCGGAATAAACGAAGGTCATGGCGGATAATCGGTGTAAAGGTTGTCATGACGATTACCGGGTCAGCGATGAGCAGATCACGCGCGTGCTGTCCTCCCCGATGTTCTCATCGGACCGGTGCGTGCCGGATGACGAATATGATGCCCGTCTTCGTGCGTGCTTCTCATGCCCTAAACTGCAAGGGGGCACCACGTGTACGCTGTGCGGATGCATCGTACAGATTGCCGCGAAGCTGAAAGACAAGCGCTGCCCGTGCCCGGGGCAAGACCGTTGGTCGATCACCGTTAGTGCTTCATAGAAAATAACGCATAGTCAAAGGCCTGTTCTCATGGATGGATCATGGGAGCAGGCTTTTTTAGAACAGGAAGGGTTCATTAGCTTTACAGAAACTTATAAGCTATTAAGACAACTCAAGCCGGCTTCAGCGGCGGAAGCGTGAGGCAGCATCTTGTCATGAGATCAATAGAAAAGAGCTGTACCAGTCGCATTCCTTTCGGAATGGATCTGCGCACAGCTCTTTTTCATGGGATCGACGCTCCGACAACCTTGAGGATGCTCTTGTCCGCGTTAGGCTTTGTTCTTCTTGCTGAACAGCGAATCAACCGAGAGCAGGCTGCTGCCGCTAAGAATAAGATGTAGGGCCATGGCCAGCAGCGCGATATCCAGTTCATAGCCACCCAGGAAACCCATGCCCAGCTTCGCCTGAAAAATCGCCACGACAAGCACGACCCCAAGAATCAGAGAAGCGATTCTCGTTCCCAAACCGATAATCAGCGCAATTCCGCCCACGATTTCGATAATGGCTACAACGGTAGCCATAAAAGCAGGGATTCCCAGACTTGCGAAGAATCCTTCGATATTCCCGATGCCGCTCTGGAATTTATCCAAACCGTGAGCCATAAAGATGACCCCCAGAATCACCCGAATAATGAAAGTGCCTGCAGAAGAATAACTACCCATGAAATAGACCACTCCTTGTCTTTTTGGTTTAAAATGTTATCAACTAACTTAAATATAGCTGAGAACTATAGGTTGTATCATACTCAATTTAACTATTGAATGTAAAGTAACTAACTAAAAATACTTGGATTTTACAATATCCGATCATGATGCCAGATGATTAGATGAAGTTCAGCCAATACAGAACAATAGCCATCCTCAAAGGGATGGCTATTGTTCTGGTACTCGATATTGGAGGTTCTTTAATGCTGTTCATGGCTTAGTGCCTGGGCCGGTATTCGGTCGGCGACTGCCCGGTCCAGCGGCGGAATTGCCTGGAAAAATGGCTGGCTGAGCGAAAACCGAGTTTGTCGGCGATTGCGTTCATCGGCAGATGGGTCGTGACCAGCAGCTCTTTGGCCAGACTGAGCTTCTGGCGGCTGATATATTGTCTTGGCGAGATCCCGTACACTTGGCGGAATAACTTGGAGCATTGGCTTCGGCTTAAGTTAAGCTCTTGGGACACAGCCATGACCGATATCTCTTCGGTCAATCCCGACGACAGCTTCGCTTCGATGGCATGAGCCGCATCCGCTGCAAGCAGGGAGGATGGTTTAGGGGTGCCTGCTGCCGCAAATAAAGCGCGGGGCGGCTTCAGCGCATCCTGCCTCTTCAAGAGAGAGAGCACATCATGGATGATGAGCAGGGTGTAGGACTGGAGCAGAAGCCTGTCCTCAAAAGTAAGATTGTAATCGCTCGGCTGGTTCTCCGGTCGGACCGAATGGGCTGCCGGCTGGCTGCGCCGGACGATTCCTTCCAGCTCTTGAACGTAGGCAGCCAGTTTGCTGCGCTCGCTTTCGTGCTGGCGAATATGTCGGTAAGGGGCAGCGGATAATGAGCTTCGAATTTCTGCATCATCCAGATCGAAATGAACATTGAAGTACCCATACTGCTTGTTGGATGCATTCGAGGTTTGATGGGGCACCCCGGATTTGATCAGAAGCCATTCCCCTTCGCGGAGCTGAATGGAATCCCGATGAATTTCCTGCAGGACTTCGCCTTCCAGACAGTATAGCAGCTCGAACAGGTGATGGTGATGCCTCGGATAGCTCCAGCCTGGGGGCTGGGAATCAAAATGGCATCCTGTTACCTGCAGCGTTTGAATCATATTGGGAAAGCGAAAAGCGATATCCATGACAGCTGGCTCCTTTTGGGCATCGAAAACGCCGGTAATGATGCCTTATATTGTATCATAACGATGATTCGGCACAAAAGGTATAAAGAATGCCCCATTTGGAGATTGAGCAGCTTGAGATTTTGATAGATGATGGCAATAGAAAGCAAATGAAACGTGTTAGGAGGAAACAAGCTATGAAAGCTCAATTGAAAGCGGTTAACCAACAATTCCTGCTGGGGGACGAGCCGATTCAGATTTTGTCGGGTGCCGTCCATTATTTTCGGGTGGTTCCGGAATATTGGGAAGATCGGCTGATGAAGCTGAGAAGCTGCGGATTGAACACGGTGGAAACCTATATTCCGTGGAATTTGCATGAACCGAAGGAAGGACACTTTGTGTTTGATGGCATTGCCGACCTGGAAAGGTTCGTCCGTATCGCCGGCGATCTCGGGCTGCATGTCATCCTTCGGCCGAGCCCTTA
Proteins encoded:
- a CDS encoding DoxX family protein, whose amino-acid sequence is MGSYSSAGTFIIRVILGVIFMAHGLDKFQSGIGNIEGFFASLGIPAFMATVVAIIEIVGGIALIIGLGTRIASLILGVVLVVAIFQAKLGMGFLGGYELDIALLAMALHLILSGSSLLSVDSLFSKKNKA
- a CDS encoding AraC family transcriptional regulator, which codes for MDIAFRFPNMIQTLQVTGCHFDSQPPGWSYPRHHHHLFELLYCLEGEVLQEIHRDSIQLREGEWLLIKSGVPHQTSNASNKQYGYFNVHFDLDDAEIRSSLSAAPYRHIRQHESERSKLAAYVQELEGIVRRSQPAAHSVRPENQPSDYNLTFEDRLLLQSYTLLIIHDVLSLLKRQDALKPPRALFAAAGTPKPSSLLAADAAHAIEAKLSSGLTEEISVMAVSQELNLSRSQCSKLFRQVYGISPRQYISRQKLSLAKELLVTTHLPMNAIADKLGFRSASHFSRQFRRWTGQSPTEYRPRH